In Paraburkholderia caribensis, a single window of DNA contains:
- a CDS encoding 5'-nucleotidase, translating to MAFSLDDKLVVAISSRALFDFEEENRVYEDGNLRDYEALQRERLNVPAKPGVAFPLIRKLLALNTGAHCVEVVILSRSDPISGLRAFSSCREHGLAIERGVFTRGRAPFAYLKPLNASLFLSANQDDVRDALAAGFPAARVLPESARMASKYPDEIRIAFDGDAVLFSDEAERVFQKDGLGAFVGHEIDNKDLPLADGPLKPLLKALHRLQTLADEAAPMQIRTALVTARSAPAHERAIRTLMAWNIEIDEAMFLGGLDKSAFLREFEPDFFFDDQIRHCESARDVTAIGHVLSGIVNAS from the coding sequence ATGGCCTTTTCGCTCGACGACAAACTGGTAGTGGCGATTTCCTCGCGCGCGCTGTTCGACTTCGAGGAAGAGAACCGCGTGTACGAGGATGGCAATCTGCGCGACTACGAAGCACTGCAGCGTGAGCGGCTGAACGTGCCGGCCAAGCCAGGCGTCGCGTTTCCGCTGATTCGCAAGCTGCTTGCGCTCAACACGGGCGCGCATTGCGTGGAAGTGGTGATTCTGTCGCGCAGCGATCCCATCAGCGGCTTGCGTGCGTTCAGTTCGTGCCGCGAGCATGGGCTCGCAATCGAGCGTGGAGTGTTCACGCGCGGTCGCGCGCCGTTCGCATATCTGAAGCCGCTGAATGCATCGTTGTTTCTGTCGGCGAATCAGGATGACGTTCGCGATGCCTTGGCCGCCGGTTTTCCTGCTGCACGCGTGTTGCCCGAATCGGCGAGAATGGCGAGCAAGTATCCGGACGAAATCCGCATTGCGTTCGACGGCGACGCGGTGCTGTTTTCCGACGAAGCGGAGCGCGTGTTTCAGAAGGACGGCTTGGGGGCGTTTGTCGGTCATGAGATCGACAACAAGGATTTGCCGCTTGCCGATGGACCGCTCAAGCCTTTGTTGAAAGCGTTGCATCGGCTGCAGACGCTGGCCGACGAAGCCGCGCCGATGCAGATTCGCACCGCGCTGGTGACGGCGCGTTCGGCGCCCGCGCATGAGCGCGCGATACGCACATTGATGGCCTGGAACATCGAAATCGACGAAGCGATGTTTCTTGGCGGGCTCGACAAGAGCGCGTTTTTGCGCGAGTTCGAGCCGGACTTTTTCTTCGACGACCAAATTCGCCACTGCGAGTCGGCCCGTGACGTGACAGCGATCGGGCATGTATTGAGTGGCATCGTGAACGCATCATGA
- the ilvA gene encoding threonine ammonia-lyase, biosynthetic: MASHDYLKKILTARVYDVARETELEHARNLSARLRNPIYLKREDNQPVFSFKLRGAYNKMAHIPADALARGVITASAGNHAQGVALSAARMGVKAIIVVPVTTPQVKVDAVRAHGGPTVEVVQSGESYSDAYAHAVKLQEQHGLTFVHPFDDEYVIAGQGTVAMEVLSQHQAPIHAIFVPIGGGGLAAGIAAYVKSVRPEIKVIGVQTEDSCAMAQSLKAGERVTLNEVGLFSDGTAVKLVGEETFRLCQEYLDEVLTVDTDALCAAIKDVFQDTRSVLEPAGSLAVAGAKQYAEREGIENQTLIAVTSGANMNFDRMRFVAERAEVGEAREAVFAVTIPEERGSFKRFCELVGTRSVTEFNYRIADSKSAHIFVGVQIRNRSESAQIAGAFEAHNFATVDLTGDELSKQHIRYMVGGRSPLAHDERLFRFEFPERPGALMKFLSSMAPNWNISLFHYRNQGADYSSILVGIQVPSAEDSEFARFLATLGYPYWEETLNPVYRLFLG, translated from the coding sequence ATGGCTTCCCACGACTACCTGAAGAAAATCCTCACCGCCCGCGTCTACGACGTCGCGCGTGAGACCGAACTCGAACATGCGCGGAATCTGTCCGCACGGCTGCGCAACCCGATTTACCTGAAGCGCGAAGACAACCAGCCCGTCTTCTCCTTCAAGCTGCGCGGCGCCTACAACAAGATGGCGCACATTCCCGCCGACGCGCTCGCACGCGGCGTGATTACGGCTTCGGCGGGCAACCATGCGCAAGGCGTCGCGTTGTCGGCGGCACGGATGGGTGTGAAGGCGATCATCGTCGTTCCCGTGACGACGCCGCAGGTGAAAGTCGACGCCGTGCGCGCGCACGGCGGCCCGACCGTCGAAGTCGTGCAGTCGGGCGAGTCGTATAGCGATGCCTACGCACACGCTGTCAAACTGCAGGAACAACACGGCCTGACCTTCGTCCATCCGTTCGACGACGAATACGTGATCGCCGGCCAGGGCACGGTCGCGATGGAAGTGCTGAGCCAGCATCAGGCGCCCATTCACGCGATCTTCGTTCCTATCGGCGGCGGCGGTCTCGCGGCGGGCATCGCGGCGTACGTGAAATCGGTGCGCCCGGAGATCAAGGTGATCGGCGTGCAGACCGAGGATTCCTGCGCGATGGCACAGTCGCTGAAGGCGGGCGAACGCGTCACGCTGAACGAAGTGGGTCTGTTCTCGGACGGCACGGCCGTCAAGCTGGTCGGCGAGGAGACGTTCCGCCTGTGCCAGGAATATCTCGACGAAGTGTTGACCGTGGACACCGACGCACTGTGCGCGGCGATCAAGGACGTCTTCCAGGACACCCGCAGTGTGCTGGAACCGGCCGGGTCGCTGGCTGTAGCGGGCGCGAAGCAGTACGCGGAACGTGAAGGCATCGAGAACCAGACGCTGATCGCCGTCACGTCCGGCGCGAACATGAACTTCGACCGCATGCGCTTCGTCGCGGAGCGCGCGGAAGTCGGCGAGGCGCGCGAGGCCGTGTTCGCGGTGACGATTCCCGAAGAGCGCGGCAGCTTTAAGCGGTTCTGCGAACTGGTCGGCACGCGCAGCGTCACGGAGTTCAACTACCGTATTGCGGATTCGAAGTCGGCCCATATCTTTGTCGGCGTGCAGATCCGCAACCGCAGCGAGTCCGCGCAGATCGCGGGCGCGTTCGAGGCGCACAACTTCGCCACCGTCGATCTGACGGGCGACGAGCTATCGAAGCAGCATATCCGCTACATGGTCGGCGGCCGCTCGCCGCTCGCGCACGACGAGCGCCTGTTCCGCTTCGAGTTTCCCGAACGGCCGGGCGCGCTGATGAAGTTCCTGTCGTCGATGGCGCCGAACTGGAACATCAGCCTCTTCCACTACCGGAACCAGGGCGCGGATTACAGCTCGATCCTCGTCGGCATCCAGGTGCCGTCGGCGGAAGATTCGGAATTCGCGCGCTTCCTTGCGACGCTCGGCTATCCGTATTGGGAAGAGACGTTGAACCCGGTGTATCGACTGTTCCTTGGATAA
- a CDS encoding MurR/RpiR family transcriptional regulator, producing the protein MNSTAEPVAFDIVARIAECAPELRSAERKVAALILDDLTGASRASIGALAERAQVSVATVTRFAKAVGCRDVRELKLRLAQAAAVGQRFLQPGAQADAPEPLATRVFDELQTALTHNHQLLCQAPVAQAAAAMREARMIYVFGMGGGSTALADEMRFRLVRLGRPVATYQDGLLQRMVASTVSRDTVVIALSTTGRVPEMVDSCTIARSYGATLITVTAPASPLAKLADWVIPIVAFETDFIYKPSSSRYAMMMALDVLVTELAVSLGDESRELLRRMKHALDAHRGGGDRQPLGD; encoded by the coding sequence ATGAATTCCACCGCCGAACCCGTTGCCTTCGACATTGTCGCCCGCATTGCGGAATGCGCGCCCGAATTGCGTTCGGCCGAGCGCAAGGTCGCCGCGCTGATTCTCGACGATCTGACGGGCGCGTCGCGCGCGAGCATCGGCGCGTTGGCCGAGCGGGCGCAAGTGAGCGTCGCGACGGTCACGCGTTTTGCAAAAGCGGTTGGCTGCCGCGACGTGCGCGAGCTCAAGCTGCGGCTCGCGCAGGCGGCCGCCGTCGGTCAGCGGTTCCTGCAACCGGGTGCACAGGCCGACGCGCCTGAGCCATTGGCGACGCGTGTGTTCGACGAGTTGCAGACGGCGCTTACGCACAATCATCAGTTGCTGTGTCAGGCGCCCGTCGCGCAGGCCGCGGCGGCGATGCGCGAAGCTCGCATGATCTACGTGTTCGGCATGGGCGGCGGCTCGACGGCGCTTGCCGATGAAATGCGCTTTCGGCTCGTGCGCCTGGGGCGGCCCGTGGCGACGTATCAGGACGGCTTGTTGCAGCGCATGGTTGCATCGACGGTCTCGCGCGACACCGTCGTGATCGCGCTGTCGACGACAGGGCGCGTGCCGGAAATGGTGGACAGCTGCACGATCGCGCGCAGCTATGGCGCGACGCTGATCACGGTGACGGCGCCTGCCTCGCCGCTTGCGAAGCTGGCCGACTGGGTGATTCCCATCGTCGCTTTCGAAACCGATTTCATCTACAAGCCGTCGTCGTCGCGCTACGCGATGATGATGGCGCTCGACGTGCTCGTCACCGAACTGGCCGTGAGCCTCGGCGACGAGAGCCGTGAACTGCTGCGCCGCATGAAGCATGCGCTCGATGCGCATCGTGGCGGCGGCGATCGACAACCGCTAGGAGACTGA
- a CDS encoding N-acyl-D-amino-acid deacylase family protein, producing MHSHPEAADTLIVGAQLYDGTGAPPVERDVALRNGKIAAIGNLSNWLAEEVIEANGRALAPGFIDVHTHDDTHVIRSPQMLPKITQGVTTVIVGNCGISASPVSLKGDPPDPMNLLGARDAFQYPTFAAYVDAVNEAKPSVNVGALIGHTALRNNHMDRLDRAATREEIDGMRVQLEEALANGALGLSSGLAYGSAFAAPTEEVMSLAEPLAVAGALYTTHMRTEFDAILDAMDEAYRIGKHARVPVIISHLKCAGPSNWGRSVEVLASLEGARQFHPVGCDCYPYNRSSSTLDVKQVTGDIDITITWSTPHPEMAGKMVKEIAAEWGVPQQEAAKRLQPAGAVYHNMSEDDVRRILSHPATMVGSDGLPNDPLPHPRLWGAFPRVLGHYARDQQLIPLEEAIRKMTSLSARRFGLKERGEVHIGYHADLVLFDPARVRDAATFEKPQQAADGIDAVWVNGVLSYLDGKPTGERAGKFVARGATAASRAEHTQGF from the coding sequence ATGCACTCGCACCCCGAAGCCGCCGATACGCTGATCGTCGGCGCGCAACTGTACGACGGCACGGGCGCGCCGCCTGTCGAACGCGATGTCGCGTTGCGCAATGGAAAGATCGCCGCGATCGGCAATCTGTCGAACTGGCTGGCCGAAGAGGTGATCGAGGCGAACGGCCGCGCGCTCGCGCCCGGCTTCATCGACGTGCACACGCACGACGACACGCACGTGATCCGCTCGCCGCAAATGCTGCCGAAGATCACCCAGGGCGTGACGACGGTGATCGTCGGCAATTGCGGGATCAGCGCGTCGCCCGTGTCGCTCAAAGGCGACCCGCCCGATCCGATGAACCTGCTCGGCGCGCGCGATGCATTTCAGTACCCCACATTCGCCGCCTATGTCGATGCCGTGAATGAGGCGAAGCCTTCTGTGAATGTCGGCGCGTTGATCGGACATACGGCGCTGCGTAACAACCACATGGACCGGCTCGACCGCGCGGCGACGCGTGAGGAAATCGACGGGATGCGCGTGCAGCTCGAAGAGGCGCTCGCGAATGGCGCGCTGGGCTTGAGTTCGGGGCTCGCGTATGGCTCCGCCTTTGCCGCGCCGACGGAAGAAGTGATGTCGCTGGCTGAACCGCTCGCGGTGGCGGGCGCGTTGTACACGACGCACATGCGCACCGAGTTCGATGCGATTCTCGATGCGATGGACGAGGCGTACCGCATCGGCAAGCATGCGCGCGTGCCAGTCATCATCTCGCACCTGAAATGCGCGGGGCCGTCGAACTGGGGGCGCAGTGTCGAGGTGCTTGCGTCGCTGGAAGGCGCGCGGCAGTTTCATCCTGTCGGTTGCGACTGTTATCCGTACAACCGCAGTTCATCGACGCTCGACGTCAAGCAGGTGACGGGCGATATCGACATCACGATCACGTGGTCGACGCCGCATCCCGAGATGGCGGGCAAGATGGTGAAGGAGATCGCGGCGGAGTGGGGTGTGCCGCAGCAGGAAGCGGCGAAGCGTTTGCAGCCTGCGGGTGCCGTCTATCACAACATGTCCGAGGACGATGTGCGGCGCATCCTGTCGCATCCGGCGACGATGGTGGGCTCCGATGGTTTGCCGAACGATCCGTTGCCGCATCCGCGTTTGTGGGGCGCGTTTCCGCGTGTGCTGGGCCACTATGCGCGCGACCAGCAGCTGATTCCGCTGGAAGAGGCGATTCGCAAGATGACGAGTTTGTCGGCGCGGCGTTTTGGGTTGAAGGAGCGTGGCGAGGTGCACATCGGTTATCACGCCGATCTCGTGCTGTTCGACCCGGCGCGCGTGCGCGACGCGGCGACATTCGAGAAGCCGCAGCAGGCGGCTGACGGAATCGACGCGGTGTGGGTGAATGGTGTGCTGTCGTATCTGGATGGCAAGCCGACGGGCGAGCGCGCGGGGAAGTTTGTGGCGCGTGGGGCGACGGCGGCGTCGCGGGCCGAGCATACGCAGGGCTTTTGA
- a CDS encoding RidA family protein: protein MKRYGVEGGKGTGGQVMPFARAVEADGWLFVSGQTPMENGEVINGGIVEQSHKTIQNVLAILTEAGYGPEHVVRCGVWLDDPRDFASFNKVFKEYFGANPPARACVVSSMVIDCKVEVDCVAYKKPAG from the coding sequence ATGAAGCGTTATGGCGTTGAAGGTGGCAAAGGCACGGGCGGTCAGGTGATGCCGTTTGCGCGTGCGGTCGAGGCGGACGGCTGGCTGTTCGTGTCGGGGCAGACGCCGATGGAGAACGGCGAAGTGATCAATGGCGGGATTGTCGAGCAGTCGCACAAGACCATTCAGAACGTGCTGGCGATTTTGACCGAGGCCGGGTATGGGCCTGAGCACGTCGTGCGGTGTGGGGTGTGGCTCGATGATCCGCGGGATTTTGCTTCCTTTAACAAGGTGTTCAAGGAGTACTTTGGGGCGAATCCGCCTGCGCGGGCATGTGTTGTGTCGTCGATGGTGATCGATTGTAAGGTTGAGGTTGACTGCGTCGCTTATAAGAAGCCTGCGGGTTGA
- the queF gene encoding NADPH-dependent 7-cyano-7-deazaguanine reductase QueF (Catalyzes the NADPH-dependent reduction of 7-cyano-7-deazaguanine (preQ0) to 7-aminomethyl-7-deazaguanine (preQ1) in queuosine biosynthesis), which translates to MTPEQSPLGKPSSYTEQYDASLLFPIARKNAREQIGIGATLPFFGTDIWNAYELSWLNARGKPQIAIATFYIPAESPNIVESKSFKLYLGSFAQTSFDSIETVRDTIKRDVSAACEASVSLHLYPPAEFSKLSMDEFEGTSLDRLDLDTDVYLPDASLLKAALDEAPTEETLFSNLLKSNCPVTGQPDWGSVQIHYVGPQIDHASLLRYIISYRNHTGFHEQCVEKIFLDVLKVCQPVKLAVYARYTRRGGLDINPFRTNFNLPMPDNLRTARQ; encoded by the coding sequence ATGACACCCGAACAATCACCGCTGGGCAAACCGTCCAGCTACACCGAACAGTACGATGCATCGTTGCTCTTTCCGATCGCGCGAAAGAATGCGCGCGAGCAGATCGGTATTGGGGCGACGTTGCCGTTTTTCGGCACGGACATCTGGAACGCTTATGAACTGTCGTGGCTGAATGCGCGCGGCAAGCCGCAGATTGCGATCGCCACTTTTTATATTCCGGCGGAATCGCCGAATATCGTCGAGTCGAAGTCATTCAAGCTGTATCTGGGCTCGTTCGCGCAGACTTCGTTCGATTCCATCGAGACGGTTCGCGACACGATCAAGCGCGATGTTTCCGCTGCGTGTGAGGCTTCCGTTTCGCTGCATCTTTATCCGCCGGCGGAATTTTCGAAGCTCTCGATGGATGAGTTTGAAGGGACTTCGCTGGATCGGCTCGATCTGGATACCGATGTTTATTTGCCGGATGCTTCGTTGCTCAAGGCTGCGCTTGACGAGGCGCCTACCGAAGAGACCTTGTTCTCCAATCTTCTGAAGTCGAATTGTCCGGTGACTGGGCAGCCTGATTGGGGTTCGGTGCAGATCCACTACGTGGGGCCGCAGATCGATCATGCTTCGTTGCTGCGGTACATTATTTCGTATCGAAACCATACTGGGTTTCATGAACAGTGTGTCGAGAAGATCTTTCTCGACGTGCTCAAGGTTTGTCAGCCTGTGAAGCTGGCCGTCTATGCGCGCTATACGCGGCGCGGTGGGCTGGATATCAATCCTTTCCGTACTAACTTTAATCTGCCGATGCCGGATAATTTGCGGACCGCAAGGCAGTGA
- a CDS encoding amino acid deaminase, producing the protein MKVTNYQGATIDPYSKGLGNVPGTSIQLTDAARLEWNLLDEDVSLPAAVLYADRIEHNLKWMQAFVAEYGVKLAPHGKTTMAPQLFRRQIETGAWGITLATAHQVRAAYHGGVSRVLMANQLVGKRNMLMIAELLSDPDFEFFCLVDSVEGVEQLGKFFGSVKKQLQVLVELGVPGGRTGVRDDAQTHAVLDAIARYPDSLKLAGIELYEGVLKEEQEVRDFLRSAVKLTLELSDKGRFARTPAVLSGAGSAWYDVVAEEFSKASRKDRIEIVLRPGCYLTHDVGIYRKAQTDIFKRNPVAKRMGEGLLPALHLWAYVQSIPEPDRAIIGLGKRDSAFDAGYPEPAKHYRPGTQAPRDVAADEGWEIFGLMDQHAYLRIPAGADLKVGDMIAFDISHPCLTFDKWRQVLVLDPAYRVTEVIETFF; encoded by the coding sequence ATGAAAGTTACAAACTATCAGGGAGCCACGATCGACCCTTACAGCAAGGGCTTGGGCAATGTGCCGGGCACCAGCATCCAACTGACGGACGCGGCGCGTCTCGAATGGAATCTGCTCGACGAAGACGTGAGCCTGCCCGCCGCCGTTCTGTATGCGGACCGTATCGAGCACAACCTGAAGTGGATGCAGGCGTTCGTTGCCGAGTACGGCGTGAAGCTCGCGCCGCACGGCAAGACGACAATGGCGCCGCAACTGTTCCGCCGCCAGATCGAAACGGGCGCGTGGGGCATCACGCTTGCCACCGCGCATCAGGTGCGCGCCGCGTATCACGGCGGCGTCTCGCGCGTATTGATGGCGAACCAGCTGGTCGGCAAGCGCAACATGCTGATGATCGCGGAACTGCTGAGCGATCCGGACTTCGAGTTCTTCTGCCTGGTGGATTCCGTCGAAGGCGTCGAGCAACTGGGCAAGTTCTTCGGCTCGGTGAAGAAGCAGTTGCAGGTGCTGGTCGAACTCGGCGTGCCTGGCGGCCGTACAGGCGTGCGCGACGACGCGCAAACGCATGCGGTGCTCGATGCGATCGCGCGTTACCCGGATTCGTTGAAGCTCGCGGGCATCGAACTGTATGAAGGCGTGTTGAAGGAAGAACAGGAAGTGCGCGACTTCCTGCGCAGCGCGGTGAAGCTCACGCTCGAACTGTCGGACAAAGGCCGCTTCGCTCGCACGCCGGCTGTGCTGTCGGGCGCGGGCTCGGCATGGTACGACGTCGTCGCGGAAGAGTTTTCGAAGGCGTCGCGCAAGGACCGCATCGAAATCGTGCTGCGCCCGGGTTGCTATCTGACGCACGACGTCGGCATCTATCGCAAGGCGCAGACGGATATCTTCAAGCGCAATCCGGTTGCGAAGCGCATGGGCGAAGGGCTGTTGCCCGCGCTGCATCTGTGGGCGTACGTGCAGTCCATTCCCGAACCGGACCGCGCCATCATCGGCCTCGGCAAGCGCGACTCGGCATTCGACGCGGGCTATCCGGAGCCCGCGAAGCACTATCGTCCGGGCACGCAGGCGCCGCGCGACGTCGCCGCAGACGAAGGCTGGGAAATTTTCGGCCTGATGGATCAGCACGCCTATCTGCGGATTCCCGCAGGCGCCGATCTGAAAGTCGGCGACATGATTGCGTTCGACATCTCGCATCCGTGCCTGACGTTCGACAAGTGGCGTCAGGTGCTGGTGCTCGATCCGGCGTATCGCGTGACGGAAGTGATCGAAACGTTCTTCTGA